A window from Leptospira meyeri encodes these proteins:
- a CDS encoding NfeD family protein, which yields MDFIFANSPYVWIFLGLTLLFSEFLLPGTFVMFLGIGAIFTGILARLMPMEFYTQVIVWVLSSLVSILVGGTFVKRFFKSESSVDPFVKDDFLNQIVPVEMDILVQRHGGKIRFQGTLWDAVSNDSKITKGNYVRILSRENLTFTVERVDS from the coding sequence TTGGATTTTATTTTCGCAAACTCACCCTACGTCTGGATTTTTCTTGGGCTCACACTATTATTTTCGGAATTCCTTTTGCCCGGAACTTTTGTGATGTTTTTAGGAATCGGAGCCATTTTTACGGGAATTCTGGCACGACTTATGCCAATGGAATTTTATACCCAAGTGATTGTATGGGTGCTATCGAGTTTAGTTTCCATCCTTGTGGGAGGGACTTTTGTAAAACGATTTTTTAAATCAGAATCTTCTGTAGATCCCTTTGTCAAAGATGATTTTTTAAACCAAATTGTGCCTGTGGAAATGGATATTTTAGTGCAGAGGCATGGAGGAAAAATTCGATTCCAAGGTACCCTTTGGGATGCTGTTTCGAATGACTCCAAAATCACGAAAGGGAACTATGTTCGAATTTTGTCTCGGGAAAATCTGACTTTTACTGTCGAAAGAGTGGATTCATAA
- the fliN gene encoding flagellar motor switch protein FliN, with the protein MGEGSLSQEDIDALLGGFSGGGNAPAAGGSGGGGGGLDDLDALVGGSGGDDNGPSFADIAAALGPSATPSPTRSAAKSQGSTGNNTANLNLLLDVTLQLTIELGRTTMFIKDVLQLTEGTVVELDKNIGEELDILANGKLVGRGKLIILDDYYGVQITQIVDPMERLGGPAFL; encoded by the coding sequence ATGGGTGAAGGTTCACTATCACAAGAAGACATAGACGCTCTGCTCGGCGGTTTTAGTGGAGGAGGGAATGCTCCTGCTGCTGGAGGTTCCGGAGGTGGTGGTGGCGGTCTTGATGATTTGGATGCCCTTGTCGGAGGTAGCGGTGGAGATGATAACGGTCCATCCTTTGCTGACATTGCCGCAGCCTTAGGTCCGAGCGCCACACCTAGTCCAACAAGGTCTGCTGCCAAATCGCAAGGCAGTACTGGAAATAATACTGCCAATCTTAACTTACTTTTAGATGTTACCCTCCAGCTAACGATTGAATTAGGCCGAACCACGATGTTCATCAAGGATGTCCTCCAACTCACGGAAGGGACTGTTGTTGAATTAGACAAAAATATTGGGGAAGAACTCGATATCTTAGCAAATGGAAAACTTGTCGGAAGAGGAAAACTCATCATTCTGGATGATTACTACGGAGTGCAAATCACACAAATTGTAGATCCAATGGAAAGACTGGGTGGACCAGCGTTTTTATAG
- a CDS encoding SPFH domain-containing protein yields MEFVYLAFWSIIAIYLIYKIFRCIRIIPAQDVLIVERLGKYSRSLRAGFHILIPFIDRDAYYHTLKEQSIDVQPQICITHDNVQVKVDGVIYLKIIDPVRASYGIEDFQFAAIQLAQTTMRSVIGTMELDKTIGEKDLINSTIVAAIDQASEPWGIKVNRYEILNIVPPKSVLDAMEKEKKAQIAKRSQVLLSEGERDSRINRSLGFKEEAVNKSEGEKQRRINSAEGKATEIEALAVATAKGIEAIAGSISEQGGASAIKLQITKAFIHNFLNVAKENTEILIPADVMNLPTLIANLTEGKKPKA; encoded by the coding sequence ATGGAATTTGTTTACTTAGCCTTTTGGTCCATTATCGCTATTTATTTGATTTATAAAATCTTTCGCTGCATCCGTATCATCCCGGCACAAGATGTTCTCATTGTAGAGAGACTCGGAAAATACTCTCGCAGTTTAAGAGCTGGATTTCATATCCTCATTCCATTCATTGATCGAGATGCTTATTACCATACTCTCAAAGAACAATCGATTGATGTACAACCTCAAATTTGTATCACGCATGACAACGTACAGGTGAAGGTTGATGGAGTGATTTATTTAAAAATCATCGATCCTGTTCGGGCATCTTATGGAATTGAAGATTTCCAATTTGCTGCGATCCAACTCGCACAAACCACAATGCGTTCTGTGATCGGAACCATGGAACTAGACAAAACGATTGGAGAAAAAGATCTAATCAATTCTACGATTGTAGCAGCCATTGACCAAGCCTCTGAACCATGGGGAATCAAAGTCAATCGTTATGAAATCTTGAATATTGTGCCACCGAAGTCTGTCCTTGATGCCATGGAAAAAGAAAAGAAGGCACAGATCGCCAAACGTTCGCAAGTTCTTCTTTCCGAAGGGGAAAGAGATTCGAGAATCAACCGTTCCCTTGGTTTTAAGGAAGAAGCAGTTAACAAATCAGAAGGAGAAAAACAAAGAAGGATTAATTCAGCTGAAGGAAAGGCAACTGAAATAGAAGCCCTTGCCGTAGCAACAGCAAAAGGGATTGAAGCCATTGCTGGTTCCATCTCTGAACAAGGTGGTGCCTCTGCGATCAAACTCCAAATCACAAAAGCATTTATCCACAACTTTCTAAATGTTGCCAAAGAGAATACAGAAATCCTCATCCCAGCCGATGTAATGAACTTACCAACACTCATTGCCAACCTCACGGAAGGGAAAAAACCAAAAGCATAG
- a CDS encoding heme-binding domain-containing protein, translating into MKRIFLILVGVFLILQFFPINRSNPPVTAEIQTSAETKEILRRSCYDCHSNETVWPPYSYIFPASLLISHHVEEGRDELNFSEFGLLAEKKQNKKIYEIWEQVDEGEMPPKDYLLLHPSARLTEKDKEVLKQWSDRFSEDSE; encoded by the coding sequence GTGAAACGAATTTTCCTCATCTTAGTCGGAGTCTTTCTCATCCTCCAATTTTTTCCCATCAACCGCTCAAATCCTCCAGTCACAGCGGAGATTCAAACAAGTGCTGAGACCAAAGAAATCCTGAGGCGTAGTTGTTACGATTGTCACTCTAATGAAACAGTTTGGCCCCCATACTCTTATATTTTTCCGGCATCCTTACTCATTTCTCATCATGTCGAAGAAGGGAGAGATGAATTGAATTTTTCTGAGTTTGGACTTCTTGCTGAAAAAAAACAAAATAAAAAAATCTATGAAATTTGGGAACAAGTCGATGAAGGGGAGATGCCTCCCAAAGACTATCTTCTGTTACACCCAAGTGCCAGATTAACTGAAAAAGATAAAGAAGTCTTAAAACAATGGTCGGATCGTTTTAGTGAGGATTCGGAATGA
- a CDS encoding peptidylprolyl isomerase: MNKLSFFAFSFLALTQTVFCSDQTFKKITYEPVSYSPSKVIVKRQDVTSVKLPDKPAIYAVFTTTAGDLVLELYDTAAPKTVQNFIDLAQGEKEFKTDKGSERRPYYDGLKFHRVIENFMAQGGCPRGDGTGGPGFQIEDEINGKALGLDKVKIKDAPQYQSQLQRAVLAEFKIQSRAEFEEKRTEVEKAYQEAMELPVLEVLHRVGYRYNEVLPSKRAVRGALAMANAGPNTNGSQFFINQVDTPHLDGLHTVFGFLVSGYDVLDRIIEKGNLQTTIRKVVIIDKRQ; encoded by the coding sequence ATGAACAAACTTTCTTTTTTTGCCTTTTCCTTTTTGGCTTTAACCCAAACCGTTTTCTGTAGTGACCAAACGTTTAAAAAAATCACTTATGAACCAGTATCTTATTCACCATCCAAAGTGATTGTCAAACGTCAGGATGTCACTTCGGTCAAGTTGCCAGATAAACCGGCCATTTATGCAGTGTTTACAACCACGGCTGGGGATTTGGTTTTAGAACTTTATGATACAGCTGCACCCAAAACGGTGCAAAACTTTATCGACTTGGCACAAGGCGAAAAAGAATTCAAAACAGACAAAGGCTCAGAAAGAAGGCCATATTATGATGGCCTCAAATTCCATCGTGTTATCGAAAATTTTATGGCGCAAGGTGGTTGTCCCAGGGGAGACGGAACTGGTGGGCCAGGGTTTCAGATAGAAGATGAAATCAACGGAAAGGCTCTTGGACTTGATAAGGTCAAAATCAAAGACGCACCACAATACCAATCCCAACTCCAACGAGCGGTCCTTGCAGAATTCAAAATCCAATCGAGAGCAGAATTCGAAGAAAAACGAACTGAGGTAGAAAAAGCCTACCAAGAAGCGATGGAATTACCTGTTCTGGAAGTGTTACACCGAGTGGGTTACCGATACAACGAAGTCCTACCAAGTAAAAGAGCCGTTCGCGGTGCCTTGGCCATGGCGAATGCCGGTCCGAATACCAATGGGTCCCAGTTTTTTATCAATCAAGTGGACACTCCCCATCTCGATGGACTCCACACTGTCTTTGGATTTTTAGTTTCCGGATACGATGTACTTGACCGAATCATTGAAAAAGGGAATCTACAGACAACCATCCGTAAGGTTGTCATCATCGACAAACGCCAATGA
- the argH gene encoding argininosuccinate lyase, translated as MKEKKLWGGRFDAPPSSLMIRIGESISFDKELYAHDIEGSISHSRMLKRIGILTESEQRKIETGLGQIKKEIDSGKFEFKIENEDIHMSVESRLTELLGDLGKKLHTGRSRNDQVSQDVRLYIKAEVESILVLLLDLLTAWIGKAEAHTKTIIPGYTHLQIAQPIRASHYFLSHFWANVRDFEDFLDAYERADELVLGSGALAGVNYATDRDFMRKDLSLSRISENSMDAVSQRDHIFKFLFAASQFMIHVSRFCEEIILYTSQEFSYFKLPDHLTTGSSIMPQKKNPDVAELIRGKAGRVVGSLTHLLVMVKGTPLSYNRDFQEDKLPLFDTVKQVKLSIEGVRDMVLGIQVFPENATRSLRSGFSTATDLADWLVSAKGIPFRSAHEIVGELVKHCSSKGYDLFTIPSGERGQIHAVLTDPGYAAAISLETSCDKKDVMGGTALPRQKEQIKRAKAKVNELTKRLKSIESKGKK; from the coding sequence ATGAAAGAGAAAAAATTATGGGGTGGACGATTTGACGCACCACCTTCCTCTCTTATGATTCGAATTGGTGAGTCGATTAGTTTTGATAAAGAACTATATGCGCATGATATCGAAGGTTCTATCTCTCATTCCAGAATGCTAAAACGGATTGGTATCCTTACGGAATCCGAACAACGAAAAATTGAAACGGGACTTGGGCAGATCAAAAAAGAAATCGATTCTGGAAAATTTGAATTCAAAATTGAAAACGAAGACATTCATATGTCCGTTGAATCTCGCCTAACAGAGCTTTTGGGAGATTTGGGAAAAAAACTCCATACTGGACGCAGTCGCAATGACCAAGTTTCACAGGATGTACGTTTGTATATCAAGGCAGAAGTAGAATCGATTTTGGTTTTACTGTTGGACTTACTTACTGCATGGATTGGAAAAGCAGAGGCCCATACAAAAACAATTATTCCAGGTTATACTCATCTCCAGATTGCCCAACCCATTCGCGCTTCTCATTATTTTTTATCTCATTTTTGGGCCAATGTTCGGGACTTCGAAGATTTTTTAGATGCGTATGAAAGGGCAGATGAATTGGTTTTAGGTTCTGGTGCACTTGCGGGTGTTAATTATGCCACGGATCGGGACTTTATGAGAAAGGATTTGTCTCTTTCTCGGATTTCTGAAAATTCAATGGACGCAGTCAGCCAAAGGGACCATATCTTTAAGTTCCTTTTTGCAGCTTCCCAATTTATGATCCATGTCTCTCGTTTTTGTGAAGAGATCATTTTATACACGTCTCAAGAATTTAGTTATTTCAAACTGCCTGACCACTTGACCACAGGTTCATCCATAATGCCTCAAAAGAAAAATCCAGATGTGGCCGAGCTCATCCGAGGAAAAGCAGGTCGCGTGGTGGGAAGCCTCACTCATTTACTAGTGATGGTAAAGGGAACACCTTTATCGTATAACAGAGATTTCCAAGAAGACAAACTGCCGTTATTTGATACTGTCAAACAGGTTAAACTGAGTATCGAAGGAGTACGAGATATGGTTCTTGGGATACAGGTTTTTCCAGAGAATGCTACCCGTAGCCTTCGTTCTGGATTTTCCACGGCAACTGACCTTGCGGATTGGCTTGTCAGTGCGAAGGGTATTCCATTCCGTTCTGCCCATGAAATTGTGGGGGAGCTCGTAAAACATTGCTCGTCGAAAGGGTATGATTTGTTTACGATTCCTAGTGGCGAACGGGGTCAAATCCATGCGGTACTCACTGATCCTGGGTATGCGGCGGCCATTTCTCTAGAAACCTCTTGTGACAAAAAAGATGTGATGGGAGGAACCGCTCTTCCTCGTCAAAAAGAACAAATCAAACGAGCCAAAGCAAAGGTAAACGAATTGACCAAAAGGCTAAAATCGATAGAATCCAAAGGTAAAAAATAA
- a CDS encoding SPFH domain-containing protein, protein MGATVIVVFLVIVYIIKKTIIIVPEQSVYVKERLGVLNGVLKSGFYFMIPFVDQIRYRQNLKEQTIDIDPQVCITRDNVSVEVDGVLYLKVIDGEKASYGIDNFMLATTQLAQTTLRSEIGKLIFDNLLSERDEINGRVVSNIDRATDPWGIKVTRYEIRNITPPKQILLEMENQMKSERERRAEITISQGEKEARVNHSVGERQESINISEGEKIRLVNEADGRAQEITLISNATAKGLQLISEAISKKGGKEAVSLQITQEYLDALGQILKTSKTTVVPETLANIGGVFEGLSKITTKIPQVGE, encoded by the coding sequence ATGGGCGCGACCGTCATTGTTGTATTTTTGGTCATTGTTTATATCATCAAAAAGACAATCATCATTGTTCCAGAACAAAGTGTTTATGTTAAAGAAAGATTAGGTGTATTGAATGGGGTTTTAAAATCGGGATTTTATTTTATGATTCCGTTTGTAGACCAAATACGTTATCGCCAAAATCTAAAAGAACAAACCATCGATATTGATCCGCAAGTTTGTATCACAAGGGATAACGTATCCGTAGAAGTGGATGGAGTTTTGTATTTAAAAGTCATCGATGGGGAAAAAGCATCTTATGGAATCGATAACTTTATGTTAGCAACGACTCAGCTTGCTCAAACCACACTTCGTTCTGAAATTGGAAAATTAATTTTTGATAACTTACTTTCGGAAAGAGATGAAATCAATGGACGAGTGGTATCCAACATTGATCGAGCGACTGATCCTTGGGGAATCAAAGTCACAAGATACGAAATTCGAAATATCACTCCACCCAAACAAATCCTCCTCGAGATGGAAAACCAAATGAAATCCGAAAGGGAAAGACGAGCTGAAATCACTATCTCCCAAGGAGAAAAGGAAGCCCGGGTGAATCATTCTGTGGGAGAAAGACAAGAATCGATTAATATTTCCGAAGGGGAAAAAATCCGATTGGTCAATGAAGCGGATGGAAGAGCACAAGAAATCACTCTGATTTCCAATGCCACAGCAAAAGGTTTACAACTCATCTCCGAAGCCATTAGTAAAAAAGGTGGGAAAGAAGCAGTCAGTTTACAAATCACCCAGGAATATTTGGATGCTCTCGGTCAAATTCTGAAGACTTCGAAAACCACAGTGGTTCCCGAAACACTCGCTAACATCGGTGGAGTGTTTGAAGGCCTTTCAAAAATCACAACCAAAATCCCTCAGGTAGGAGAATAG
- a CDS encoding RNHCP domain-containing protein → MVRETEQSKFQKFSKKKRFDDGDEDFSSLKSKTKSHRFRSDEEEFRCVECKQMVFPPGFGTDQRNHCPNCLTSLHLDNSPGDRAATCGSKMEAISIWVRKGEWVILHRCKGCGVIHANRIGPDDNEALLVSIASQAMAKPSFRLFRESPVEDPPDDKC, encoded by the coding sequence ATGGTACGTGAAACCGAACAATCAAAGTTTCAAAAGTTTTCAAAGAAAAAACGTTTTGATGATGGAGACGAAGACTTTTCATCTCTCAAATCAAAAACAAAATCCCACCGTTTTCGTTCAGATGAAGAAGAATTTCGCTGTGTGGAATGCAAACAAATGGTTTTTCCCCCTGGGTTTGGAACGGACCAGAGAAACCATTGTCCGAATTGTTTGACGAGTTTGCATTTAGACAATTCTCCTGGTGACCGCGCAGCCACATGTGGAAGTAAGATGGAAGCGATCTCTATTTGGGTCAGAAAAGGGGAATGGGTGATTTTACACCGTTGCAAAGGATGTGGAGTGATCCACGCCAATCGAATTGGACCAGATGATAACGAGGCACTTCTTGTTTCTATTGCTTCTCAGGCGATGGCCAAACCTAGTTTTCGATTGTTTAGAGAAAGTCCGGTGGAAGATCCACCGGATGACAAATGTTAA
- a CDS encoding GNAT family N-acetyltransferase — protein sequence MEFESPYSFERIANPSEDLQSDLWNLLHTYSMSKLGDPNLENKEFFAILVKEGETLVAASLCYLFFKGLNLQLLWVAEEKRGLDLGTKLLNHIEKEAKNLGATLVFGYSFGFQAPKFYTKLGYEEVGIIPNYPEGQNCYFLCKILTSDSP from the coding sequence ATGGAATTTGAATCTCCTTATTCATTTGAGAGGATTGCAAATCCATCTGAGGATTTGCAATCGGACCTTTGGAACCTGCTTCACACATACAGTATGTCCAAGTTAGGTGATCCTAACCTTGAAAATAAAGAATTTTTTGCCATCCTTGTGAAAGAAGGAGAGACGCTTGTTGCGGCCTCCCTTTGTTATTTGTTTTTTAAAGGACTAAACCTCCAACTCCTTTGGGTGGCTGAAGAAAAACGAGGATTGGATTTAGGAACAAAACTACTCAATCATATTGAAAAAGAAGCTAAAAATCTCGGTGCTACTCTCGTATTTGGATATTCTTTTGGGTTCCAGGCTCCCAAGTTTTATACAAAACTGGGATATGAAGAAGTAGGGATAATTCCAAATTATCCAGAAGGACAGAATTGTTATTTCCTCTGCAAAATATTGACATCTGATTCTCCTTGA